The following are encoded in a window of Sminthopsis crassicaudata isolate SCR6 chromosome 3, ASM4859323v1, whole genome shotgun sequence genomic DNA:
- the BRSK1 gene encoding LOW QUALITY PROTEIN: serine/threonine-protein kinase BRSK1 (The sequence of the model RefSeq protein was modified relative to this genomic sequence to represent the inferred CDS: deleted 2 bases in 1 codon), with protein MSGPKETGGGGGPAYHLPHPHPPQHAQYVGPYRLEKTLGKGQTGLVKLGVHCITGQKVAIKIVNREKLSESVLMKVEREIAILKLIEHPHVLKLHDVYENKKYLYLVLEHVSGGELFDYLVKKGRLTPKEARKFFRQIVSALDFCHSYSICHRDLKPENLLLDEENNIRIADFGMASLQVGDSLLETSCGSPHYACPEVIKGEKYDGRRADMWSCGVILFALLVGALPFDDDNLRQLLEKVKRGVFHMPHFIPPDCQSLLRGMIEVEPEKRLSLEQIQKHPWYLGGKPEPEPRLEPAPGRRVAMRSLPSGGELDPDVLESMASLGCFRDLERLHRELRSEEENQEKMIYYLLLDRKERYPSCEDEDLPPRNDADPPRKRVDSPMLSRHGKRRPERKSMEVLSITDAGSGGGGSPVPTRRALEMAQHSQRSRSVSGASTGLSSSPLSSPRSPVFSFSPEPGASPGEEARTGGCPSPTPKTQTLPSRGPRGGGAGEQPPPPSARSTPLPGSPRTSPGAATPPPCSPRASPTGTPGATPPPSPGAGGGVGGAAWRSRLNSIRNSFLGSPRFHRRKMQVPTAEEMSSLTPESSPELAKRSWFGNFISLDKDEQIFLVLKNKALSSIKADIVHAFLSIPSLSHSVLSQTSFRAEYKTSAGPSVFQKPVRFQVDISSSEGPDPPPRRRERDGSGVYSVTFTLIAGPSRRFKRVVETIQAQLLSTHDQPSVQALAAPGFGAQIGLEGGHLTPAFSLPIDVTADEKNGTQPRSPASTPSRGLQPPAGRPEPPDLGGSPRRGPPPKDRKLLAASGSPQP; from the exons ATGTCGGGGCCCAAGGAGACCGGCGGAGGCGGGGGCCCGGCTTACCACCTACCGCACCCTCACCCCCCTCAGCACGCCCAGTATGTGGGGCCCTACCGGCTCGAGAAGACGCTGGGCAAGGGACAGACAG GCCTGGTCAAACTGGGCGTC CACTGCATCACTGGCCAGAAAGTGGCCATCAAGATCGTGAACCGGGAGAAACTGTCCGAATCGGTGCTGATGAAG GTGGAACGGGAGATCGCCATCCTCAAGCTCATCGAGCACCCGCACGTCCTCAAGCTCCACGATGTCTACGAGAACAAGAAATATTT GTACTTGGTTCTGGAACATGTGTCAGGGGGTGAGCTCTTTGACTATCTAGTAAAGAAGGGGCGGCTCACCCCCAAAGAAGCCCGGAAGTTCTTCCGCCAGATCGTGTCTGCCCTGGATTTCTGTCACAGCTACTCCATCTG CCACAGGGACCTGAAGCCCGAGAACCTGCTTTTGGATGAAGAGAACAACATCCGGATCGCAGACTTTGGCATGGCCTCCTTGCAGGTGGGAGACAGCCTCCTGGAGACAAGTTGTGG GTCTCCCCATTACGCCTGCCCAGAAGTCATCAAG GGCGAGAAATATGACGGGCGTCGGGCCGACATGTGGAGCTGTGGAGTGATCCTGTTTGCACTCCTGGTG GGGGCGCTGCCCTTCGACGACGACAACCTGCGGCAGTTGCTGGAAAAGGTGAAAAGGGGCGTGTTCCACATGCCTCACTTCATCCCCCCGGACTGTCAGAGCCTGCTGAGGGGCATGATCGAGGTGGAGCCCGAGAAGAGGCTCAGT CTGGAACAGATTCAGAAGCACCCCTGGTACCT GGGAGGGAAGCCGGAGCCTGAGCCCAGACTGGAGCCGGCCCCCGGCCGGCGAGTGGCCATGCGGAGCCTGCCGTCGGGCGGGGAGCTGGACCCCGATGTTCTGGAGAGCATGGCATCCCTGGGCTGCTTCCGAGACCTGGAACGGCTCCACCGGGAGCTGCGCAGTGAGGA GGAGAACCAGGAGAAGATGATTTACTACCTGCTTTTGGACCGCAAAGAGAGATACCCGAGCTGCGAGGATGAGGACCTGCCACCGAGGAACGATGCTG ACCCTCCGAGAAAGCGGGTGGATTCTCCCATGCTGAGCCGGCACGGGAAGAGGAGGCCGGAGCGCAAGTCCATGGAGGTGCTGAGCATCACGGATGCGGGCAGTGGTGGCGGAGGCTCCCCTGTGCCCACCCGGAGAGCTCTGGAGATGGCCCAGCACAGCCAGAG ATCCCGCAGCGTCAGCGGTGCTTCCACCGGACTCTCCTCCAGCCCACTGAGCAGCCCCAGG AGCCCTGTCTTCTCCTTCTCCCCGGAGCCTGGGGCCAGTCCCGGGGAGGAGGCCCGGACTGGAGGCTGCCCGTCTCCCACCCCCAAGACTCAGACGCTGCCGTCTCGGGGTCCCCGGGGAGGGGGTGCGGGGGAGCAGCCCCCGCCTCCCAGTGCTCGCTCCACCCCCCTGCCTGGATCCCCCCGGACGTCTCCAGGGGCAGCCACCCCCCCACCCTGTTCCCCGCGGGCCAGCCCCACTGGCACACCAGGTGCCACCCCCCCTCCTAGTCCTGGAGCTGGTGGAGGCGTGGGGGGTGCTGCTTGGAGGAGTCGGCTCAACTCCATCCGGAACAGCTTCCTGGGATCTCCCCGATTCCACCGGCGCAAGATGCAGG TCCCCACCGCAGAGGAGATGTCCAGTTTGACACCAGAGTCATCCCCAGA gctggCGAAGCGTTCCTGGTTTGGAAACTTCATCTCCCTGGACAAGGATGAGCAGATATTCCTGGTGCTGAAGAACAAGGCGCTGAGCAGCATCAAGGCCGACATCGTCCACGCCTTCTTGTCC ATCCCCAGCCTGAGTCACAGTGTGCTGTCCCAGACCAGCTTCCGGGCCGAATATAAGACCAGCGCCGGCCCCTCCGTCTTCCAGAAACCCGTTCGCTTCCAGGTTGACATCAGCTCATCCGAGGGCCCCGACCCCCCTCCCAGGCGGCGGGAGCGGGACGGCAGCGGGGTCTACTCAGTCACCTTCACGCTCATTGCTG GTCCCAGTCGTCGGTTCAAACGTGTGGTGGAGACGATCCAGGCCCAGCTCCTGAGCACCCACGACCAGCCCTCGGTGCAAGCACTGGCAG CACCAGGCTTTGGGGCACAGATAGGCCTGGAGGGGGGCCATCTCACGCCTGCCTTCTCTCTTCCCATCGACGTGACGGCAGATGAGAAGAACGGGACCCAGCCGAGGTCCCCGGCCAGCACCCCTTCTCGAGGGCTGCAGCCCCCGGCAGGCCGGCCCGAGCCCCCTGACCTGGGCGGTTCTCCTCGGCGGGGGCCACCCCCCAAGGACAGGAAGCTGCTGGCGGCCAGTGGGAGTCCCCAGCCCTGA
- the TMEM150B gene encoding modulator of macroautophagy TMEM150B isoform X3: MGHWSRSPRGSSWRPPGDVGLPGPAPPLPGAVGYGWSLDNVRGRKAALGQPGCGRRVTPPLSFPSLCGSFPPQSCIFSQFLNVGAAMVAWICVLRYVQFREWGIPKFPNRLCLGLGFLCALGASIVGNFQQTNEFSTHLFGSFLAFVVGVTYFWTQVVLLRLAKPRAQPGAPWIETLRLLLCGLCTALVVAMIVLHFWPRHSEAAVCEWSTAMLLFLLFGLLAVDFSDTTGFTISLQSRPRSCPSGAAHLPSL, translated from the exons ATGGGACACTGGAGCCGGTCCCCGAGGGGCAGCAGCTG GCGGCCTCCTGGTGATGTGGGGCTCCCTGGCCCTGCTCCCCCTCTGCCTGGCGCTGTGGGCTACGGTTGGAGTCTGGACAAT GTACGGGGCAGGAAAGCGGCACTGGGGCAGCCGGGGTGCGGCCGGCGGGTgacccctcctctctccttccccagccTCTGTGGGTCTTTCCCTCCTCAGAGCTGTATCTTCAGCCAGTTTCTGAACGTCGGGGCTGCCATGG TGGCCTGGATCTGCGTCCTGCGCTACGTCCAGTTCCGGGAATGGGGCATCCCTAAGTTTCCCAATCGGCTGTGTCTGGGTTTGGGCTTCCTCTGTGCCTTGGGGGCCTCCATCGTGGGCAACTTCCAG CAAACAAATGAGTTCTCCACGCATCTGTTTGGGTCCTTCCTGGCCTTTGTAGTGGGGGTGACCTACTTCTGGACCCAGGTGGTGCTGCTGCGCCTGGCCAAGCCTCGGGCCCAGCCGGGGGCCCCCTGGATCGAGACCCTGCGCCTGCTGCTCTGCGGGCTCTGCACGGCCCTGGTGGTGGCCA TGATCGTGCTGCACTTCTGGCCCAGGCACTCCGAGGCGGCCGTGTGCGAGTGGTCCACGGCCATGCTGCTTTTCCTCCTCTTCGGCCTCCTGGCCGTGGACTTTTCCGACACGACTGGCTTCACCATCAGCCTGCAGAGCAGGCCCCGCTCCTGCCCCTCGGGGGCTGCTCACCTGCCTTCTCTCTAG
- the TMEM150B gene encoding modulator of macroautophagy TMEM150B isoform X2 — protein sequence MGHWSRSPRGSSWRPPGDVGLPGPAPPLPGAVGYGWSLDNLCAGRVQQDGESHGRLSLHQVRGRKAALGQPGCGRRVTPPLSFPSLCGSFPPQSCIFSQFLNVGAAMVAWICVLRYVQFREWGIPKFPNRLCLGLGFLCALGASIVGNFQQTNEFSTHLFGSFLAFVVGVTYFWTQVVLLRLAKPRAQPGAPWIETLRLLLCGLCTALVVAMIVLHFWPRHSEAAVCEWSTAMLLFLLFGLLAVDFSDTTGFTISLQSRPRSCPSGAAHLPSL from the exons ATGGGACACTGGAGCCGGTCCCCGAGGGGCAGCAGCTG GCGGCCTCCTGGTGATGTGGGGCTCCCTGGCCCTGCTCCCCCTCTGCCTGGCGCTGTGGGCTACGGTTGGAGTCTGGACAAT CTTTGCGCTGGCCGTGTCCAACAAGATGGTGAATCTCACGGAAGGCTTTCCTTACATCAGGTACGGGGCAGGAAAGCGGCACTGGGGCAGCCGGGGTGCGGCCGGCGGGTgacccctcctctctccttccccagccTCTGTGGGTCTTTCCCTCCTCAGAGCTGTATCTTCAGCCAGTTTCTGAACGTCGGGGCTGCCATGG TGGCCTGGATCTGCGTCCTGCGCTACGTCCAGTTCCGGGAATGGGGCATCCCTAAGTTTCCCAATCGGCTGTGTCTGGGTTTGGGCTTCCTCTGTGCCTTGGGGGCCTCCATCGTGGGCAACTTCCAG CAAACAAATGAGTTCTCCACGCATCTGTTTGGGTCCTTCCTGGCCTTTGTAGTGGGGGTGACCTACTTCTGGACCCAGGTGGTGCTGCTGCGCCTGGCCAAGCCTCGGGCCCAGCCGGGGGCCCCCTGGATCGAGACCCTGCGCCTGCTGCTCTGCGGGCTCTGCACGGCCCTGGTGGTGGCCA TGATCGTGCTGCACTTCTGGCCCAGGCACTCCGAGGCGGCCGTGTGCGAGTGGTCCACGGCCATGCTGCTTTTCCTCCTCTTCGGCCTCCTGGCCGTGGACTTTTCCGACACGACTGGCTTCACCATCAGCCTGCAGAGCAGGCCCCGCTCCTGCCCCTCGGGGGCTGCTCACCTGCCTTCTCTCTAG